The Equus przewalskii isolate Varuska unplaced genomic scaffold, EquPr2 ChrUn-6, whole genome shotgun sequence genome includes a region encoding these proteins:
- the LOC103566827 gene encoding olfactory receptor 10K1-like, which yields MERVNETLVAEFVFLGFSSPARMQLLLFIVFLLLYLFTLGTNAIIISTIVLDRALHNPMYFFLAVLSYSETCYTFVIVPKMLADLLAQKKTITFLGCAIQMFSFLFLGCSHSFLLAAMGYDRYMAICNPLQYTVLMGHGMCVGLVAAACACGFTVSLVTTSLVFYLPFHSSNQLHHFFCDISPVLKLASHHSRLSQLVIFMLGVCVLVIPLLLILVSYIHIISAILKISTSAGRYKTFSTCASHLIVVTVHYGCASFIYLRPKSNYSSSQDILISVSYTILTPLFNPMIYSLRNKEFKSAFRRVMGQTSCLVN from the coding sequence ATGGAGCGGGTTAATGAGACTTTGGTAGCAGAGTTCGTCTTCCTTGGCTTCTCATCTCCGGCCAGGATGCAGCTGCTGCTCTTCATTGTCTTTCTGCTTCTGTACTTGTTCACTCTGGGCACCAATGCCATAATCATTTCCACCATTGTACTGGACAGAGCGCTTCATaaccccatgtacttcttcctcgcTGTCCTCTCCTACTCTGAGACTTGCTACACCTTCGTCATTGTACCCAAGATGCTGGCTGACTTGCTGGCCCAGAAGAAGACCATCACCTTCCTGGGCTGCGCCATCCagatgttttccttcctcttccttggcTGCTCTCACTCCTTCCTGCTGGCAGCCATGGGTTATGATCGCTACATGGCCATCTGTAACCCTCTGCAGTACACAGTGCTCATGGGACATGGGATGTGTGTGGGGCTAGTGGCTGCTGCCTGTGCCTGTGGCTTTACTGTCTCGTTGGTCACCACCTCCCTGGTATTTTACCTCCCCTTCCACTCCTCCAACCAGCTCCatcacttcttctgtgacatcTCTCCTGTCCTCAAGTTGGCATCCCATCATTCTCGCCTCAGTCAGTTAGTCATCTTCATGCTTGGTGTGTGTGTCTTGGTTATTCCACTGTTACTCATCCTGGTCTCGTACATTCACATCATCTCTGCTATTCTAAAAATCTCAACCTCTGCTGGAAGATATAAGACCTTTTCTACCTGTGCCTCCCATCTCATTGTGGTAACTGTTCATTATGGTTGTGCCTCTTTCATCTATTTAAGGCCGAAGTCCAATTACTCTTCAAGTCAAGACATCCTAATATCTGTGTCATATACCATCCTCACTCCCTTGTTCAATCCAATGATTTACAGCCTGAGAAATAAGGAATTCAAATCAGCATTTCGAAGAGTAATGGGCCAgacttcttgtcttgttaattag
- the LOC103566822 gene encoding olfactory receptor 10T2-like, with protein sequence MRRQNQSMITEFILIGFSNLGDLQILLFFILLLVYLTTLMANATIMTVIRLARALHTPMYFFLFVLSCSETCYTLAIVPKMLTNLLSTSPTISFSGCAAQLYCFVGLACTNCFLIAVMGYDRYVAICNPLNYTLIVNRATCMQLVLASGFCGFLISVAVNVLVFTAPFCASNQINHFFCDIFPVIKLGCTDSNLKEMVIFLLSILVLLVPLVLIFISYIFIVSAILKISSVEGRWRAFSTCASHLTVVIIHYGCASFIYLRPTSLYSSDKDRLVAVTYTVITPLLNPLVYTLRNKEVKVALRKVLSRYSFPKTV encoded by the coding sequence ATGAGGAGACAGAACCAGAGCATGATCACGGAGTTTATCCTCATAGGCTTCTCAAACCTGGGGGATCTGCAGATCCTTCTCTTCTTTATCCTCTTACTGGTCTACTTGACCACTCTGATGGCCAATGCTACCATCATGACTGTCATTCGTCTGGCCCGGGCTTTACACACCCCTATGTACTTCTTCCTGTTTGTCCTCTCCTGCTCTGAAACCTGCTACACCTTGGCCATTGTACCAAAAATGCTGACCAACCTGCTTTCCACAAGCCCAACTATTTCTTTCTCTGGATGTGCTGCCCAGCTCTATTGCTTTGTGGGCTTGGCTTGTACCAACTGTTTTCTAATTGCTGTAATGGGCTATGACCGCTATGTTGCCATCTGCAACCCTCTCAACTACACACTCATTGTCAACAGAGCCACCTGCATGCAGTTGGTTCTAGCCTCCGGCTTCTGTGGTTTCCTGATCTCTGTGGCTGTCAACGTCCTGGTGTTTACTGCACCCTTCTGTGCCTCCAATCAGATCAACCACTTTTTCTGTGACATTTTCCCTGTCATAAAACTGGGCTGCACAGACAGTAACCTGAAAGAAATGGTCATCTTCCTCCTCAGCATTCTGGTTTTGCTGGTTCCCTTAGTGTTGATCTTCATCTCCTACATCTTCATTGTTTCCGCCATCCTCAAGATCTCCTCAGTGGAGGGACGGTGGagggccttctccacctgtgcctcccacctcaCCGTGGTCATTATCCACTATGGCTGTGCTTCCTTTATCTACTTGAGGCCCACATCCCTGTACTCCTCAGATAAGGACCGGCTTGTGGCAGTCACCTATACTGTGATCACCCCACTACTCAACCCCCTTGTCTACACACtgagaaataaagaagtgaaGGTGGCTCTGAGAAAGGTTCTCAGTAGATATTCATTTCCCAAAACTGTATGA